The Carassius auratus strain Wakin chromosome 5, ASM336829v1, whole genome shotgun sequence genome includes a window with the following:
- the LOC113079405 gene encoding uncharacterized protein LOC113079405, with translation MVPTADLYIGVEGQTYLLEVGVADNLPYPVVLGRDLPVLLDLVKPVQQCNIVITRAMAKQPEEAIQTLSTLPFYDVDLAMGIPKSRKSKRQKRRAKLEYNASQLPVESTCNLTPHVQLPTNIIALQQKDVSLAVCLQKANQETTGEGPTNDKGEHFVFEQGILYRQIGLVKQLVVPQDTREVVLHLSHSIPWAGHLGKKKTTARIKRHFYWPGLETDVAQYCKSCPDCQKVSIKRPSRVPLQPLPVISTPFERLGMDVVGPVEKSCAGNRFLLVITDYATRYPEVFPLKSVKAKYVATCLVQFFSRVGLPAEILTDQGTNFMSNLLKQVYQLLGIKSLRTTPYHPQTDGLTERFNQTLKQMLRKFVGETGRDWDQWLPYLLFAYREVPQASTGFSPFELLYGHEVRGPLTLLKEVWEGDHGESEPINIVSYVLQMRERLEKMRTLAQTHLMEAQKHQKTWYDQSARERGFVVGDRVLVMLPSQESKLLAKWQGPFEIRNQLGPTTYEVVIPGQDRASRVLHVNLLKKWVSRPEQRAQVMMIRHVKEEEEWEDQYLPRPVAGNIHLEHLPEDQQSQVRALCTPETFSEYPGLTSLIQHDVILKPDAAVRRMSYRIPERLQEDLKEEVNLMLRLGIIEPSKSEWCHPVVLVPKKDGSIRFCIDFRYLNSVSQFDSYPTPRIDALIDRLGKAKYLTTIDLSKGYWQIPLTQQARPLTAFRTPWGLFHFRVLPFGLHGAPATFQRLIDQVLHGLTFAAAYLDDIVIYSTTWEEHVQHLQEVLQRLQEAGLTVNPAKCAVARTETEYLGFVIGNGVVRPQVNKVQALEEAPIPQTRKELRSFLGMAGFYNRFIPHFSSRAALLTDMVGVRCPNQCQWSEERMTAFRDIQSALRENAVLYSPDFDQEFIVQTDASERGIGAVLLQGPPGERRPVAFISRKLFPREVRYSTIEKECLAVKWALDSLRYYLLGREFKLETDHKALQWLERMKNTNGRITRWYLAMQPFRFTVQHVPGKSNVTADYFSRCIHEMPEGRGCVMAESVATH, from the coding sequence ATGGTGCCCACTGCAGACCTATATATTGGGGTTGAAGGTCAAACCTACCTGTTAGAAGTAGGGGTAGCAGATAATCTTCCATATCCCGTAGTTCTTGGTCGTGATTTACCAGTGCTCCTAGATCTGGTCAAGCCCGTGCAGCAGTGCAACATAGTGATAACAAGGGCCATGGCAAAGCAGCCGGAAGAAGCGATACAGACTCTTTCGACACTGCCCTTTTATGACGTAGATTTAGCGATGGGCATCCCAAAATCAAGAAAATCTAAACGTCAAAAGAGACGAGCAAAGCTTGAGTATAATGCCTCCCAATTGCCCGTAGAGAGCACATGCAATCTAACCCCACATGTCCAGCTGCCTACTAACATAATTGCATTACAGCAAAAAGATGTTAGTCTTGCTGTTTGCCTACAGAAAGCAAACCAGGAGACCACAGGGGAGGGACCCACTAATGACAAGGGTGAGCATTTTGTATTTGAACAGGGCATACTCTACCGCCAGATCGGACTGGTAAAACAGCTGGTGGTTCCGCAGGATACTCGAGAGGTTGTCCTTCACCTGAGCCATTCCATTCCCTGGGCTGGCCACCTAGGGAAAAAGAAAACCACTGCACGTATCAAAAGACACTTTTACTGGCCCGGCTTGGAAACGGATGTTGCCCAGTACTGTAAAAGTTGCCCTGATTGTCAAAAAGTATCCATCAAACGTCCATCAAGAGTGCCCCTCCAGCCCCTTCCTGTAATCAGTACACCATTCGAACGTCTGGGCATGGATGTCGTTGGCCCTGTGGAAAAGAGCTGTGCAGGTAACCGGTTTCTACTGGTGATCACCGATTATGCTACGAGGTACCCAGAGGTATTTCCTTTAAAGTCTGTCAAAGCTAAATATGTTGCAACTTGTCTAGTCCAGTTCTTTTCCAGAGTCGGACTGCCAGCTGAAATTCTCACTGACCAAGGGACCAATTTCATGTCCAATCTCCTGAAACAAGTCTACCAGTTGCTGGGTATTAAAAGTTTGCGGACAACACCTTACCATCCTCAAACTGATGGGCTCACAGAACGATTTAATCAGACATTGAAACAAATGCTGCGGAAATTTGTTGGTGAGACTGGCCGGGACTGGGACCAATGGCTCCCGTATCTTCTTTTTGCTTATAGAGAAGTACCCCAGGCTTCTACCGGGTTTTCTCCGTTTGAGCTCTTATACGGCCATGAAGTTCGGGGACCTCTGACACTACTTAAAGAAGTCTGGGAAGGAGACCATGGTGAGAGTGAGCCTATTAACATTGTGTCTTATGTCTTGCAAATGAGGGAACGTCTGGAGAAAATGAGGACTTTGGCTCAAACCCACCTGATGGAGGCCCAGAAGCACCAAAAAACATGGTACGACCAATCGGCACGGGAAAGAGGCTTTGTGGTTGGAGACAGAGTACTTGTGATGCTGCCGAGTCAGGAGAGCAAGCTGTTGGCCAAGTGGCAGGGCCCCTTCGAGATCAGGAACCAGCTAGGTCCCACCACGTATGAAGTGGTCATTCCAGGGCAAGATCGTGCTAGCCGAGTACTTCATGTCAACCTTTTGAAGAAGTGGGTATCCCGACCTGAGCAGAGAGCGCAAGTGATGATGATTCGTCAtgtgaaggaggaggaggaatggGAAGACCAGTACTTGCCTCGACCAGTAGCTGGAAATATTCATCTGGAGCATCTGCCTGAAGATCAGCAATCCCAGGTGAGAGCTCTATGTACCCCTGAAACCTTCTCAGAATATCCTGGTTTGACATCTTTGATACAACATGATGTGATATTAAAACCTGATGCAGCTGTTAGACGTATGAGTTACAGAATACCTGAGAGACTCCAAGAGGACTTGAAGGAGGAAGTGAACTTGATGCTGAGACTGGGAATTATTGAACCCTCTAAAAGCGAGTGGTGCCATCCGGTGGTCCTAGTACCGAAAAAGGATGGGAGTATCCGGTTTTGTATTGACTTCCGGTACTTGAATTCTGTATCACAGTTTGACTCATATCCTACTCCCCGTATAGACGCCTTAATTGATCGATTGGGCAAAGCCAAATACCTGACGACCATCGATTTGTCCAAAGGGTATTGGCAGATACCATTGACACAACAGGCCCGTCCTTTAACAGCATTTAGGACACCATGGGGGCTATTCCATTTCCGGGTTTTACCCTTTGGCCTGCATGGGGCACCGGCTACCTTTCAGAGACTTATTGACCAGGTGTTACATGGGCTAACCTTTGCTGCAGCTTATTTGGATGACATAGTCATCTACAGTACTACCTGGGAGGAGCATGTTCAACACCTTCAAGAGGTTCTACAGCGTCTGCAAGAAGCAGGCCTCACAGTGAATCCTGCCAAGTGTGCTGTAGCCAGGACGGAAACCGAGTACCTGGGCTTTGTCATTGGCAACGGGGTAGTGCGACCACAAGTCAACAAGGTCCAGGCATTAGAGGAAGCTCCCATTCCTCAGACCCGTAAGGAACTCAGGTCCTTTCTGGGAATGGCGGGATTTTATAATCGTTTTATCCCTCACTTCTCTAGCAGGGCTGCCCTGTTGACAGATATGGTGGGGGTTCGATGTCCAAATCAATGCCAGTGGTCAGAAGAAAGGATGACGGCCTTTCGAGATATTCAATCGGCGTTAAGAGAAAATGCTGTGCTGTACAGTCCAGACTTTGATCAAGAATTTATTGTGCAGACGGATGCCTCTGAGAGGGGCATAGGGGCTGTGTTGTTACAGGGACCACCTGGTGAGCGACGGCCTGTGGCTTTCATTAGCCGCAAACTCTTTCCAAGGGAAGTCCGCTATTCGACAATAGAGAAGGAATGTTTGGCAGTTAAATGGGCCCTAGACTCCTTGAGATATTACCTACTTGGAAGGGAGTTCAAGTTGGAAACGGACCATAAAGCTCTCCAGTGGCTGGAAAGGATGAAAAATACCAATGGGAGGATCACACGGTGGTATCTGGCTATGCAGCCTTTCCGGTTCACTGTCCAGCACGTTCCGGGCAAGTCCAATGTGACCGCTGACTACTTCTCTCGTTGTATCCACGAGATGCCTGAAGGGAGGGGGTGTGTGATGGCCGAATCTGTGGCCACACATTGA